The following coding sequences are from one uncultured Desulfobacter sp. window:
- the tuf gene encoding elongation factor Tu: MAKEKFERNKPHVNIGTIGHIDHGKTTLTAAITKLAGLKGNGEYVPFDEIDKAPEERERGITIATAHVEYETDARHYAHVDCPGHADYIKNMITGAAQMDGAILVVSADDGPMPQTREHILLARQVGVPKIVVFLNKCDMVDDEELIELVEMELQELLDTYEFPGDETPIIRGSALKALECDDLEAEEAKPIFELLDTLDSYVPEPERDTAKPFLMPIEDVFSISGRGTVVTGRIERGIIKTGEEIEIVGIRDTTKTVCTGVEMFRKLLDEGQAGDNVGLLLRGTKRDQVERGQVVCKPGTITPHTKFKAEMYALSKEEGGRHTPFFSGYRPQFFFRTTDITGVLSLEEGVEMIMPGDNATINVELINPIAMEKELRFAIREGGRTVGAGVVGEIIE; the protein is encoded by the coding sequence ATGGCTAAGGAGAAATTTGAGCGGAACAAACCGCATGTAAACATCGGGACAATCGGTCATATCGATCATGGGAAAACCACTCTGACTGCGGCGATTACCAAGCTTGCCGGTCTCAAGGGAAACGGTGAGTATGTTCCCTTTGACGAAATTGATAAGGCCCCTGAAGAAAGAGAACGTGGTATTACAATCGCCACTGCCCATGTTGAGTACGAGACCGACGCTCGCCATTACGCGCATGTTGATTGCCCGGGCCATGCTGATTATATCAAAAATATGATCACCGGCGCCGCCCAGATGGATGGTGCTATTCTTGTTGTGTCTGCCGATGACGGCCCTATGCCCCAGACCCGTGAGCACATTCTGCTTGCCCGTCAGGTTGGTGTGCCTAAAATCGTTGTTTTTCTGAACAAATGCGACATGGTCGATGATGAAGAGTTGATTGAGTTGGTTGAAATGGAGCTTCAAGAGCTTCTTGACACCTATGAGTTCCCTGGCGACGAGACCCCAATTATCCGCGGTTCTGCACTTAAAGCGCTTGAGTGCGATGATCTCGAGGCAGAAGAGGCCAAGCCTATTTTTGAGCTTCTTGATACCCTTGACTCCTATGTTCCCGAGCCTGAAAGAGATACAGCTAAACCCTTCTTGATGCCCATTGAGGACGTGTTCTCTATTTCTGGTCGTGGTACGGTTGTTACCGGTCGTATTGAGCGTGGTATCATTAAGACTGGCGAAGAGATTGAGATTGTAGGTATCAGAGATACTACAAAAACAGTGTGTACCGGTGTTGAGATGTTTAGAAAACTTCTCGATGAAGGCCAGGCTGGTGATAATGTCGGGCTGTTGCTTCGCGGTACGAAACGTGATCAGGTTGAGCGTGGTCAGGTTGTTTGCAAGCCGGGTACCATTACGCCGCATACCAAGTTTAAAGCTGAAATGTATGCCCTGAGCAAAGAAGAAGGTGGTCGTCATACCCCGTTCTTCTCAGGTTATCGGCCCCAGTTCTTTTTCCGTACCACGGATATCACTGGCGTTCTGAGCTTGGAAGAGGGCGTTGAAATGATTATGCCTGGTGATAATGCAACCATTAATGTCGAGTTGATTAACCCCATTGCCATGGAAAAAGAGCTTCGCTTCGCAATCCGTGAAGGTGGTCGTACCGTTGGCGCCGGTGTTGTCGGCGAAATTATAGAATAG